GAACGGGCGGAGTCGGAAAACATGCTTACCGGCGCCCTCAAAACCCTCTTTGCAGTAGCGGAGAACTACCCTGCCCTTCAGGCAAGCTCGAACTTTCATCAGCTTCAGGAGCAGTTAACCTCCCTGGAAAACGATATACAAATGGCTCGCCGGTATTATAACGGGGCTGCAAGGGATTATAACATTGCCATTGAAACCTTTCCTGCTGTGCTCGTTGCAAAAAGATTTGGCTATGAGAAAGCGGATTATTTTGAAACTGCTGAGGAAGAGCGAACAACACCGAAGGTGTCCTTCTAATTCTTTGCGGTCTGGGAGGCTTCGCCATGAAGAGTTTTCACCGGCTTTTTTTGCTCATCTTTTTGTTTTTAATTTTTCTTACAAACTCTGCTGGAGCAGAGGAAGTCATTCTATCGTTTTCTTCTTATGCGACTGTCAAGGTAGATGCCTCCCTCGAGGTTCGTGAGGATATCACTGTATGGGCAGAGGGAAAACAAATTCAACGGGGAATTTACCGAGATTTCCCAACGATCTACAGAGATACTTCTGGCAAAATCGTTAGGGTAGGTTTTTTTGTTAAAGGAGCTTTGCTTAACGGCAAGAAAGTTCCATACAGAACAGAATCCCGCTCTAACGGCGTTCGTATTTATCTTGGCGATCCCAATAGAAGAGTTCCCTTTGGAGAACAAACTTACTCTCTTATCTATGTAACTACTGGTCAGGTTGGTTTCTATGAAAAACATGATGAGCTTTACTGGAACGTTACCGGTAATGATTGGGGTTTCCCCATACGAAAGGTGCGATTTTCCATTTCCCTTCCCCAAAAGGTGTCTTTTTCATCAGTGGACATTTATACGGGATATCAAGGGGCCACGGGAAAAGATGCTCAGCTCCTTTCTGATGGATCGGTGCAGACAACAAGAAGCCTTGCTCCCAGAGAAGGGCTGACTGTGGCCTATACATGGCCGAAAGGTATTGTAACCCCGCCTAACCCCCTCTTGAGATACACTTTTTTTGATAGATATGGAATCTGGTTTTTCATCGGCGCCCCCCTGCTTTTATTGGCATATTATGCTGCAGCGTGGCATCGTTGGGGAAATGACCCTCCTCGAAAACCAGTCATCCCCCTTTTTAC
This region of Aminobacterium colombiense DSM 12261 genomic DNA includes:
- a CDS encoding LemA family protein, whose amino-acid sequence is MVVILSILLLVALIVFWVVSIYNRLVRMSNLKNEAWSGIDVQLKRRFDLIPNLVETVKGYATHEKEVFERVTEARAAITRAHTVSERAESENMLTGALKTLFAVAENYPALQASSNFHQLQEQLTSLENDIQMARRYYNGAARDYNIAIETFPAVLVAKRFGYEKADYFETAEEERTTPKVSF